Proteins encoded by one window of Halobaculum halobium:
- a CDS encoding tripartite tricarboxylate transporter permease produces MTPLPAAVSPAGTTLLAYTLAGCALGCCSGLIPGLHANNFAFLLAAAAPALDAPPVPLGCAMVAAGVAHTFLDVVPSLALGVPDAAMAAAALPGHTLVLEGRGREAMRLSAVGSGLALAIALPAAAVVTRGMRVAYPHLRAWLPVVLGGVALLLVITESTKRRRIAGACSFALATALGLVTLDAQPDPLVSAGGMLAPLFAGLFGVPVLVDALGGAGVPPQADARLGLSGRDLTAAAAAGAGGGAAVGYLPGVSAGVAAVLALPATAGRDPAREYVVATSGANTATAVFALFAYWSFDATRSGVLVALDDAGVPAALLPLLAAALIAGAVGTVAVVSLGDAALRIVGAVPHGPLVAAVLVGLAALSVAFAGAIGLAVLVAAAAVGFVPVRLGCRRVHLMGVLLGPLVIA; encoded by the coding sequence GTGACCCCCCTTCCTGCCGCCGTCTCGCCCGCCGGAACGACCCTGCTCGCGTACACGCTCGCCGGGTGCGCGCTCGGCTGCTGCAGCGGGCTGATACCCGGCTTGCACGCGAACAACTTCGCCTTCCTGCTTGCAGCGGCCGCGCCCGCGCTCGACGCTCCGCCGGTCCCGCTGGGCTGTGCGATGGTGGCCGCCGGCGTCGCCCACACGTTCCTCGACGTTGTGCCGTCGCTCGCGCTCGGGGTTCCCGACGCCGCGATGGCGGCCGCGGCGCTTCCGGGGCACACGCTCGTCTTGGAGGGCCGCGGACGCGAGGCGATGCGTCTCTCGGCGGTCGGATCGGGACTGGCGCTCGCGATCGCGCTTCCCGCTGCAGCCGTCGTCACGCGGGGGATGCGCGTCGCGTATCCGCACCTGCGCGCGTGGCTGCCGGTGGTGCTCGGGGGGGTGGCCCTGCTGCTCGTGATCACGGAGTCGACGAAGCGGCGCCGGATCGCGGGCGCCTGCTCGTTCGCGCTCGCGACCGCGCTGGGACTGGTCACGCTCGACGCCCAGCCCGATCCGCTGGTGTCGGCCGGCGGGATGCTCGCCCCGCTGTTCGCCGGACTGTTCGGCGTTCCCGTCCTCGTCGATGCGCTCGGCGGCGCCGGTGTCCCGCCGCAGGCAGACGCGCGACTTGGACTGTCCGGTCGCGACCTGACGGCTGCGGCCGCCGCCGGGGCGGGCGGCGGCGCCGCAGTCGGTTACCTGCCCGGCGTCTCCGCGGGCGTCGCGGCCGTGCTGGCGCTGCCGGCGACCGCGGGACGAGACCCGGCGCGCGAGTACGTGGTCGCGACCAGCGGCGCGAACACGGCGACCGCGGTGTTCGCGCTGTTCGCGTACTGGTCGTTCGACGCGACGCGGTCGGGCGTGCTCGTCGCGCTCGACGACGCCGGGGTTCCGGCGGCGCTCCTCCCGCTACTGGCCGCGGCGCTGATCGCAGGTGCGGTCGGCACAGTTGCGGTGGTGTCGCTCGGGGACGCCGCGCTCAGGATCGTCGGCGCGGTCCCGCACGGCCCCCTCGTCGCGGCCGTGCTGGTCGGCCTGGCGGCGCTGTCCGTCGCGTTCGCCGGGGCGATCGGGTTGGCCGTGTTGGTCGCGGCGGCTGCGGTCGGCTTCGTCCCCGTTCGGCTCGGCTGTCGGCGAGTCCACCTGATGGGCGTGTTGCTCGGGCCGCTCGTGATTGCATGA
- a CDS encoding biotin--[acetyl-CoA-carboxylase] ligase — protein MDALAEGPVSGPELADRLDVSRAAVWNHVEALREAGVAVESTADGYVVSEASGYAGEAIAYDLDAPFNIDYHDSVGSTNDRARELAGAGHAGVAVVADEQTASRGRLDREWVSPPGGVWLSVVVRPEAPPAHAPAYTLAMAVAVTRACREAGVDARIKWPNDVLVGDDEGDEAEPTERGGRKLCGVLTEMEGEAERVSWLVVGPGLNANIAPEDLPADAGATSLLAERGEPVDRRVIVQRILEEFDALTADLRGAVDAWEEYADTVGRRVRVDTPGGIVEGEAVGIEFPGALVVDTGEEMVRVTAGDCEHLRPVDR, from the coding sequence ATCGACGCACTCGCAGAGGGCCCCGTATCCGGGCCCGAGTTAGCCGACCGCCTCGACGTGTCGCGCGCGGCCGTCTGGAACCACGTCGAGGCGCTGCGCGAGGCAGGCGTTGCCGTCGAGAGCACCGCCGACGGCTACGTCGTGAGCGAGGCGTCCGGCTACGCAGGCGAGGCGATCGCATACGACCTCGACGCGCCGTTCAACATCGACTACCACGACAGCGTCGGATCCACGAACGACCGAGCGCGCGAACTCGCCGGAGCGGGCCACGCCGGCGTCGCCGTCGTGGCCGACGAGCAGACCGCCTCGCGGGGGCGTCTCGACCGTGAATGGGTGTCGCCGCCCGGCGGCGTCTGGCTCTCGGTCGTCGTGCGTCCCGAAGCGCCACCCGCCCACGCTCCGGCGTACACGCTCGCGATGGCCGTCGCGGTGACCCGCGCCTGCCGCGAGGCGGGCGTCGACGCGCGGATCAAGTGGCCGAACGACGTGCTCGTCGGCGACGACGAGGGCGACGAGGCGGAGCCGACCGAACGCGGCGGGAGGAAACTGTGCGGCGTCCTCACCGAGATGGAGGGCGAGGCCGAGCGGGTCTCCTGGCTCGTCGTCGGCCCGGGACTGAACGCGAACATCGCCCCCGAGGACCTCCCGGCAGACGCCGGCGCGACGAGCCTCCTGGCGGAACGCGGCGAGCCGGTCGATCGTCGGGTGATCGTCCAACGGATCCTCGAGGAGTTCGACGCGCTCACTGCGGATCTGCGCGGGGCCGTCGACGCCTGGGAGGAGTACGCCGACACCGTCGGTCGGCGCGTCCGCGTCGACACCCCCGGCGGCATCGTGGAGGGCGAGGCCGTCGGGATCGAGTTCCCCGGCGCGCTCGTTGTCGACACCGGCGAGGAGATGGTTCGGGTGACCGCCGGGGACTGCGAGCACCTGCGGCCGGTCGACCGGTGA
- a CDS encoding 50S ribosomal protein L11 — translation MAGTIEVLVPGGQANPGPPLGPELGPTPVDVQAVVSEINDQTAAFDGMEVPITVEYDDDGSFSIEVGVPPTAELIKDEVGFETGSGEPQKDFVADMSVEQVRKVAEQKMSDLLAYDVKAASKEVGGTCASLGVTIDGEDARTFDDRVDAGEYDDVLAEEATA, via the coding sequence ATGGCTGGAACCATCGAAGTGCTCGTTCCCGGCGGCCAGGCCAATCCCGGCCCGCCGCTCGGTCCCGAGCTCGGTCCGACGCCGGTCGACGTGCAGGCGGTCGTTTCCGAGATCAACGACCAGACCGCCGCGTTCGACGGCATGGAAGTGCCCATCACCGTCGAGTACGACGACGACGGCTCATTCAGTATCGAGGTCGGCGTCCCGCCGACGGCGGAACTGATCAAAGACGAGGTCGGCTTCGAGACGGGCTCGGGCGAGCCTCAGAAGGACTTCGTGGCCGACATGTCCGTCGAACAGGTTCGGAAGGTCGCCGAGCAGAAGATGTCCGACCTGCTCGCGTACGACGTGAAGGCCGCCTCCAAGGAGGTCGGCGGCACGTGCGCCTCCCTCGGCGTCACCATCGACGGCGAGGACGCTCGGACGTTCGACGACCGCGTCGACGCCGGCGAGTACGACGACGTCCTCGCCGAGGAAGCGACGGCGTAA
- the rpl12p gene encoding 50S ribosomal protein P1 produces the protein MEYVYAALILNETGEEINEDNVTAVLDAAGVDVEESRVKALVAALEDVDIEEAIETAAAAPAAGAAGGAADGSADEAEADDGDDEEAEAEAAEEAADDDEDDDEGSGEGLGELFG, from the coding sequence ATGGAATACGTTTACGCTGCACTCATCCTGAACGAGACGGGCGAGGAGATCAACGAAGACAACGTCACCGCGGTGCTCGACGCCGCCGGCGTCGACGTCGAGGAATCCCGCGTGAAGGCCCTCGTGGCCGCGCTGGAGGACGTCGACATCGAGGAGGCCATCGAGACGGCCGCCGCCGCGCCCGCCGCGGGCGCCGCGGGCGGCGCCGCCGACGGCTCCGCCGACGAGGCGGAGGCCGACGACGGCGACGACGAGGAGGCCGAAGCGGAGGCCGCCGAAGAGGCTGCCGACGACGACGAGGACGACGACGAAGGCTCGGGCGAGGGCCTGGGCGAGCTCTTCGGCTGA
- a CDS encoding bifunctional metallophosphatase/5'-nucleotidase codes for MPRFVHYSDIENVYDDPDRAGRLAGLITGLDGPDAAIVGAGDDTSPGVAATVSNGRQAVDFFRAVGTDVETFGNHDFDFGTDAARGIVADSPQTWVSANVRDEDGDPFGEAEGVVPWTVETVDGERVGFLGVTDPSTDSLNPSAAEMTFTDPYEAARNAIAAMEAEAAAGGDRADEGEDAAERDGVDYVVAVSHLGGGDDDLARIDGVDLVLGGHVHSERAEEVDGVLCTRPGVNGETVLEVTLNDDGASVRRHSPADAPIDERLADALRERIAAAGLDEAVGHVDEPIVRSDETVHGGECRIGNLVADAYRWAAGADVGLQNAGGLRLGDDLAGEVTLADLLSVLPFEEPIVEVELTGAELRAAFAEMSASVVDFGEDGWWHGHVSGARVVWDDDREELIDARVGGEPIDSERLYRVATPEYLLHSDHEFPTIEERHRSGEHGIQHEVLAEYVRAHGIAPEIEGRIERVSGGSVNAAADAAGAGDSAEPGTSGDFDDSGDTSPSERVGDE; via the coding sequence ATGCCCCGGTTCGTCCACTACTCCGACATCGAGAACGTCTACGACGACCCCGACCGCGCGGGGCGCCTCGCCGGCCTGATCACCGGACTCGACGGCCCGGACGCCGCGATCGTCGGCGCCGGCGACGACACCTCGCCTGGCGTCGCCGCGACCGTCTCGAACGGGCGCCAGGCGGTCGACTTCTTCCGCGCCGTCGGCACCGACGTGGAGACGTTCGGCAACCACGACTTCGACTTCGGCACCGATGCCGCCCGCGGGATCGTCGCCGACTCCCCGCAGACGTGGGTCTCTGCGAACGTCCGCGACGAGGACGGCGATCCGTTCGGCGAGGCCGAGGGCGTCGTCCCGTGGACGGTCGAAACCGTCGACGGCGAGCGCGTGGGCTTCCTCGGCGTCACCGACCCGAGCACGGACTCGCTGAACCCCTCGGCTGCGGAGATGACGTTCACCGACCCGTACGAGGCCGCCCGGAATGCGATCGCGGCCATGGAAGCTGAAGCCGCGGCCGGAGGCGACCGTGCCGACGAGGGCGAGGATGCAGCCGAGCGCGACGGCGTCGACTACGTCGTCGCGGTGTCACACTTGGGCGGTGGCGACGACGACCTCGCGCGGATCGACGGGGTCGACCTGGTGCTCGGCGGTCACGTCCACAGCGAGCGCGCCGAGGAAGTCGACGGCGTCCTCTGCACGCGCCCGGGCGTCAACGGCGAGACGGTGCTCGAGGTGACGCTCAACGACGACGGCGCGAGCGTTCGCCGGCACAGCCCCGCCGACGCCCCGATCGACGAACGCCTTGCGGACGCCCTGCGCGAGCGCATCGCCGCCGCGGGGCTCGACGAGGCCGTCGGTCACGTCGACGAGCCGATCGTCCGCAGCGACGAAACGGTCCACGGCGGTGAGTGCCGCATCGGTAACCTCGTCGCCGACGCCTACCGCTGGGCGGCCGGCGCGGACGTCGGCCTCCAGAACGCCGGCGGCCTCCGCCTCGGCGACGACCTCGCTGGCGAGGTGACCCTCGCGGACCTCCTGTCCGTGCTCCCGTTCGAGGAACCGATCGTCGAAGTCGAACTCACGGGCGCCGAACTGCGCGCGGCGTTCGCGGAGATGTCGGCATCGGTGGTCGACTTCGGCGAGGACGGCTGGTGGCACGGCCACGTCAGCGGCGCTCGCGTCGTCTGGGACGACGACCGCGAGGAGTTGATCGACGCGCGCGTCGGCGGGGAACCGATCGACTCCGAGCGGCTGTACCGCGTCGCGACGCCCGAGTACCTCCTGCACTCTGACCACGAGTTCCCGACGATCGAGGAGCGCCACCGATCCGGCGAGCACGGGATCCAACACGAAGTGCTCGCCGAGTACGTCCGAGCGCACGGTATCGCCCCCGAGATCGAAGGCCGGATCGAGCGCGTGTCGGGCGGTTCGGTGAACGCCGCAGCCGACGCCGCTGGCGCCGGCGACTCGGCTGAACCGGGCACCTCGGGCGATTTCGATGACAGTGGCGACACGTCGCCGTCGGAACGAGTCGGGGACGAGTGA
- the tbsP gene encoding transcriptional regulator TbsP: MTANVFERSMGDVLRTLFDRSAGELVIVDPNAAVIESLVDAGSDYDEGLPTLNVLADNRMLKDVMDDFLVAGDAADLVDAGSMTLRELDGDADNTLVVGEDELYAIVSAGEHVAALAADDESFAGDAYETYRDQWADADEFNLRTPALSHVRETLDDDIGDPVRADFDAVLASLETARGDGDGLDEVTISLLVAAKNDVLLYDISKWGEDVGIASKATFSRTKTHLEDLGLIDTEKVPIDVGRPRLRLKLGDDRLRDASSDELASVAHRLLN, translated from the coding sequence ATGACTGCGAATGTATTCGAGCGCTCCATGGGTGACGTGCTCCGGACGCTCTTCGACCGATCGGCGGGTGAGCTGGTGATCGTCGACCCCAACGCGGCGGTGATCGAATCGCTCGTCGACGCGGGATCCGACTACGACGAGGGCCTCCCGACGCTGAACGTCCTCGCCGACAACCGCATGCTCAAGGACGTGATGGACGATTTCCTCGTCGCCGGCGACGCCGCCGACTTGGTCGACGCCGGGTCGATGACGCTTCGGGAACTCGATGGCGACGCGGACAACACGCTCGTGGTCGGCGAGGACGAACTGTACGCCATCGTCTCCGCCGGTGAGCACGTCGCCGCGCTCGCGGCCGACGACGAGTCGTTCGCCGGGGACGCTTACGAGACGTACCGCGACCAGTGGGCGGACGCCGATGAGTTCAACCTCCGGACGCCGGCGCTGTCGCACGTCCGCGAGACGCTGGACGATGACATCGGCGACCCGGTTCGCGCCGATTTCGACGCGGTGCTGGCGTCGCTGGAGACCGCCCGCGGAGACGGCGACGGCCTCGACGAGGTGACCATCTCGCTGCTCGTCGCGGCGAAAAACGACGTGCTCCTGTACGACATCAGCAAGTGGGGCGAGGACGTCGGCATCGCCTCGAAGGCGACGTTCTCGCGCACGAAGACCCACCTCGAGGACCTGGGGCTCATCGACACCGAGAAGGTGCCCATCGACGTGGGGCGTCCCCGTCTGCGCTTGAAGCTCGGCGACGACCGGCTGCGCGACGCATCGAGCGACGAACTGGCGAGCGTCGCCCACCGACTGCTGAACTAG
- a CDS encoding YcaO-like family protein → MDIAIVGPDPAVEPIRGAVTDIEANVMEVEAGLLDGFDFAVVVGTTGDDAFRTATRVVDDWVAVEVGGIGGRAIEGLDAAVSVFSPETGCYDCLCDRVRANVPATDATPQGTRSAVRFAGALAGRRAIQHLSGDDVAGTVTEVDGRERTLLPVPGCDCGASPTGFDLRACDEQVSLDDAVDRMDRAVDDRLGLVAEVGERESVPAPYYIARTTDTAVFADARCAEFAAGVAADWDVAYAKAIGEALERYCAGTYRASSFRSAPTNGVVDAVPVTRFVRPPGSDTPDPDDRIPWVSGIDLVSRETASLPAEFVVFPPPEERFGPAITTGLGLGNSTAEAVLSGLYETVERDASMLSWYSTFDPMGLTVDDGGFETLRKRARAEDLSVTTLLLTQDVDVPVVGAAVHRDAETGEWPRFAMGSAADLDAAAAARGALAEALQNWMELHAMGPEQASAEEGAIGSYADFPGRVREFVSPDVTLPAADVTDADAAEAEGVEEVDAVLERLGDAGLDAYAARLTTRDVSALGFEGVRVLVPEAQPLFTGEPFFGDRLESVSASMGFEPEPEKAYHPFP, encoded by the coding sequence ATGGACATCGCCATCGTCGGCCCGGACCCCGCCGTCGAACCGATACGGGGCGCCGTCACCGACATCGAGGCGAACGTGATGGAGGTGGAGGCCGGCCTCCTGGACGGATTCGACTTCGCCGTCGTGGTCGGCACGACCGGGGACGACGCGTTCCGCACCGCGACCCGGGTCGTCGACGACTGGGTCGCCGTCGAGGTCGGCGGCATCGGCGGCCGCGCGATCGAAGGACTCGACGCCGCAGTCTCCGTGTTCTCACCCGAGACTGGCTGTTACGATTGCCTGTGTGACCGGGTCCGCGCGAACGTCCCGGCGACGGACGCGACACCGCAGGGAACCCGCAGCGCCGTCCGATTCGCGGGGGCGCTGGCCGGCCGTCGCGCCATCCAGCACCTCTCAGGGGACGACGTGGCTGGCACCGTCACCGAGGTCGATGGCCGCGAACGGACGCTGCTTCCGGTGCCCGGGTGCGACTGCGGGGCGTCGCCGACGGGGTTCGATCTTCGGGCGTGCGACGAGCAGGTCTCACTGGACGACGCCGTCGACCGAATGGACCGCGCGGTCGACGACCGACTGGGACTCGTGGCTGAAGTGGGCGAGCGCGAGTCCGTGCCGGCGCCGTACTACATCGCGCGGACGACCGATACCGCCGTCTTCGCCGACGCGCGCTGTGCGGAGTTCGCCGCCGGTGTCGCCGCCGACTGGGACGTCGCGTACGCGAAGGCCATCGGCGAGGCGCTCGAACGCTACTGCGCGGGAACCTACCGCGCGTCGTCGTTCCGGTCGGCGCCGACGAACGGCGTCGTCGACGCGGTCCCTGTCACGCGATTCGTCCGGCCCCCCGGATCCGACACACCCGACCCGGACGACCGCATCCCGTGGGTCTCCGGGATCGATCTCGTGAGTCGGGAGACAGCGTCGCTGCCGGCGGAGTTCGTCGTGTTTCCGCCGCCCGAGGAGCGGTTCGGGCCGGCGATCACGACCGGGCTCGGGCTCGGGAACTCGACGGCCGAGGCGGTGTTGTCGGGGCTGTACGAAACGGTCGAGCGCGACGCGTCGATGCTGTCGTGGTACTCCACGTTCGATCCGATGGGGCTGACCGTCGACGACGGGGGGTTCGAGACGCTCCGCAAGCGAGCGCGCGCCGAGGACCTCTCGGTGACGACGCTGCTGCTCACGCAGGACGTGGACGTGCCCGTCGTCGGCGCGGCGGTCCACCGCGACGCCGAGACCGGAGAGTGGCCCCGGTTCGCCATGGGCTCGGCGGCCGACCTCGACGCCGCGGCCGCCGCCCGAGGCGCGCTCGCGGAGGCGCTGCAAAACTGGATGGAGTTACACGCGATGGGACCCGAACAGGCGAGCGCCGAGGAAGGCGCCATCGGCTCGTACGCCGACTTCCCCGGGCGCGTCCGCGAGTTCGTCTCCCCCGACGTGACGCTTCCCGCCGCCGACGTGACGGACGCCGACGCGGCGGAAGCCGAGGGCGTCGAGGAGGTCGACGCCGTCCTCGAGCGACTCGGCGACGCCGGCCTCGACGCGTACGCGGCCCGACTGACCACCCGCGACGTGTCTGCGCTCGGCTTCGAAGGCGTCCGCGTGCTCGTCCCGGAGGCACAGCCGCTGTTCACCGGCGAGCCGTTCTTCGGGGACCGACTGGAGTCCGTGTCGGCGTCGATGGGGTTCGAGCCGGAACCGGAGAAGGCGTACCACCCGTTCCCGTAG
- a CDS encoding 50S ribosomal protein L10, with the protein MSSSAQERKTETIPEWKREEVAELTEFVSSYDAVGVVDLTGIPSRQLQDMRRDLHGRAALRMSRNTLIERALDEVDEGAEGLTEFVSGHVGLIGTDDNPFGLYKQLEASKTSAPIGAGEIAPNDVVIPEGDTGVDPGPFVGELQQVGADARIDGGSIKVMSDSHVLDAGEAVSTELANVLGELGIEPKEVGLDLRAVFADGVLFEPEELAIDVDEYRADVQSAAAAARNLSVNAAYPTARTAGTLLGKAAGEAKSVGLFAAIEDEELMPDLVTRADAQLRSLAAAIDDDEALPEELRGVEAPAPEPAAEAEAEEEDESSDDEDTEAEPDDADDDDDDGDGAEGLGAMFG; encoded by the coding sequence ATGAGCAGTTCCGCCCAAGAGCGGAAGACCGAGACCATCCCCGAGTGGAAGCGCGAGGAGGTCGCAGAGCTGACCGAGTTCGTCAGCTCCTACGACGCCGTCGGCGTCGTCGACCTCACGGGCATCCCGAGTCGGCAGCTTCAGGACATGCGCCGCGACCTGCACGGGCGGGCCGCGCTGCGGATGTCCCGAAACACGCTCATCGAGCGCGCGCTCGACGAGGTAGACGAGGGTGCCGAAGGGTTGACCGAGTTCGTCTCCGGCCACGTCGGTCTCATCGGGACCGACGACAACCCCTTCGGGCTGTACAAGCAGCTCGAGGCGTCGAAAACCTCCGCGCCCATCGGCGCGGGCGAGATCGCCCCGAACGACGTCGTCATCCCCGAGGGTGACACGGGAGTCGACCCCGGCCCGTTCGTCGGCGAACTCCAGCAGGTCGGCGCGGACGCCCGGATCGACGGCGGGTCGATCAAGGTCATGTCCGACTCCCACGTGCTCGACGCCGGTGAGGCGGTCTCCACCGAACTCGCCAACGTGCTCGGCGAGCTCGGCATCGAGCCGAAGGAGGTCGGCCTGGACCTGCGCGCCGTCTTCGCGGACGGCGTCCTGTTCGAGCCCGAGGAACTCGCCATCGACGTGGACGAGTACCGCGCGGACGTCCAGTCCGCCGCGGCGGCGGCGCGGAACCTCTCGGTCAACGCCGCCTACCCGACCGCCCGCACCGCGGGCACCCTGCTCGGCAAGGCCGCCGGCGAGGCGAAGTCCGTCGGCCTGTTCGCCGCCATCGAGGACGAGGAACTCATGCCTGACCTCGTGACGCGCGCCGACGCGCAGCTGCGCTCGCTCGCGGCCGCCATCGACGACGACGAGGCGCTCCCTGAGGAGCTCCGCGGCGTCGAGGCGCCCGCGCCCGAGCCGGCCGCCGAGGCCGAGGCCGAGGAGGAAGACGAATCGAGCGACGACGAGGACACGGAAGCCGAGCCCGACGACGCCGACGACGATGACGACGACGGCGACGGAGCCGAGGGCCTCGGCGCGATGTTCGGATAA
- a CDS encoding elongation factor 1-beta, with translation MGKVAAKMKVMPQSPDIDLDELQQKLEESLPQGAEIRNVERDDVAFGLVALLPMVVVPDDAGGTEAVEEAFSEVEGVESVKVEEVGRL, from the coding sequence ATGGGGAAGGTCGCCGCGAAGATGAAGGTCATGCCGCAGAGCCCCGACATCGACCTCGACGAGCTCCAGCAGAAGCTGGAGGAGTCGCTCCCCCAGGGCGCCGAGATCCGGAACGTCGAGCGCGACGACGTCGCGTTCGGGCTCGTCGCACTCCTGCCGATGGTCGTCGTCCCCGACGACGCCGGCGGCACCGAGGCCGTCGAGGAGGCGTTCTCCGAGGTCGAGGGCGTCGAGAGCGTGAAGGTCGAGGAAGTCGGCCGCCTGTAA
- a CDS encoding universal stress protein → MGMYDRILVPTDGSDGVERAVRHAVDLAVQHGATVHALYVVNSASYAGMPMESSWEGIDEMLRGDAESAVSLVEALGDDYDVPVETSVIDGSPSPEIVRYAEDNDCDLIVMGTHGRGGIDRLLLGSVAEKVVRSSTVPVLTVRVADAT, encoded by the coding sequence ATGGGGATGTACGACCGGATCCTGGTCCCGACCGACGGCTCCGACGGCGTCGAGCGCGCGGTCCGCCATGCTGTCGACCTCGCGGTCCAACACGGGGCGACCGTCCACGCGCTGTACGTCGTGAACTCGGCATCGTACGCGGGGATGCCGATGGAGTCGAGTTGGGAGGGGATCGACGAGATGCTTCGCGGCGACGCCGAGAGCGCCGTCTCGCTGGTGGAGGCGCTCGGCGACGACTACGACGTGCCCGTCGAGACGTCGGTGATCGACGGTTCACCGAGCCCGGAGATCGTCCGCTACGCCGAGGACAACGACTGCGACCTGATCGTGATGGGGACCCACGGTCGCGGCGGCATCGACCGACTTCTGCTGGGCAGCGTCGCCGAGAAAGTCGTCCGGTCGTCGACGGTTCCGGTGCTCACGGTCCGGGTCGCGGACGCGACGTAA
- a CDS encoding 50S ribosomal protein L1: protein MADSIEDAVSQALEDAPPRNFRETVDLAINLRDLDLNDPSNRVDDEVVLPAGTGQETRIVVIAEGETALRAEDVADDVLSGDDLSDLASEENDAKDLADETDFFIAEADMMQDVASNLGRILGPRGKMPTPLQPDDDVVETVNRMKNTVQIRSRDRRTFHTRVGAEDMTADEIGDNIDVIVRRLEADLEKGPLNIDGIYVKTTMGPSVEVPV from the coding sequence ATGGCAGATTCAATCGAGGACGCAGTATCCCAAGCACTGGAGGACGCCCCCCCTCGCAACTTCCGCGAGACCGTGGATTTGGCGATCAACCTTCGGGACTTGGACCTCAACGACCCGTCGAATCGAGTTGATGACGAAGTCGTGCTTCCGGCCGGCACCGGCCAGGAGACGCGAATCGTCGTCATTGCGGAGGGTGAGACAGCCCTCCGTGCGGAAGACGTCGCAGACGACGTCCTGTCGGGCGACGATCTCTCGGACCTCGCGTCCGAGGAGAACGACGCCAAGGACCTCGCCGATGAGACCGACTTCTTCATCGCCGAGGCCGACATGATGCAGGACGTCGCGTCCAACCTCGGGCGCATTCTGGGGCCGCGCGGCAAGATGCCGACGCCGCTCCAGCCCGACGACGACGTCGTCGAAACCGTCAACCGCATGAAAAACACCGTCCAGATTCGGTCCCGGGACCGCCGCACGTTCCACACGCGCGTCGGCGCCGAGGACATGACGGCCGACGAGATCGGCGATAACATCGACGTGATCGTCCGCCGCCTGGAAGCGGACCTCGAGAAGGGGCCGCTCAACATCGACGGCATCTACGTCAAGACGACGATGGGGCCGTCCGTGGAGGTACCCGTATGA
- a CDS encoding HVO_2753 family zinc finger protein, giving the protein MSQSESEQRSERRCVSCGINVAGTAAATFKCPDCGAQISRCAKCRKQSNLFECPDCGFRGP; this is encoded by the coding sequence ATGAGCCAGTCAGAGTCCGAGCAGCGTTCCGAGCGACGCTGCGTCTCCTGTGGCATCAACGTCGCGGGGACGGCTGCGGCGACGTTCAAGTGCCCCGACTGTGGCGCGCAGATCAGCCGCTGTGCGAAGTGCCGAAAGCAGAGCAACCTCTTCGAGTGTCCCGACTGCGGGTTCCGGGGGCCCTAA
- a CDS encoding universal stress protein — translation MTLVVVPVRYPLSKHSKATLSEAIRIADERDAELTVLHVDLYQNGREVTRTDLKQAVQREFGHLPNVRYVIRRGFLVEETILDEVAAEEADIVVIGAKQASRWRRTIQKLFSDPDIETFLKGKLEATVITVRANGESTELASAGGGRSDS, via the coding sequence ATGACGTTGGTCGTCGTGCCGGTTCGATACCCGCTCTCGAAGCACTCCAAGGCGACGCTGTCGGAGGCGATCCGAATCGCCGACGAGCGCGACGCCGAGTTGACGGTCCTCCACGTCGATCTGTACCAGAACGGTCGAGAGGTAACTCGGACGGATCTCAAGCAGGCGGTCCAACGCGAGTTCGGCCACCTCCCCAACGTCCGGTACGTCATCCGCCGGGGGTTCCTCGTAGAGGAGACCATCCTCGACGAGGTCGCCGCCGAGGAGGCGGACATCGTGGTCATCGGCGCCAAGCAGGCGAGTCGCTGGCGGCGGACCATCCAGAAGCTGTTTTCGGACCCCGACATCGAGACGTTCCTGAAGGGGAAGCTCGAGGCGACGGTCATCACCGTCCGCGCGAACGGGGAATCGACGGAGCTCGCGTCCGCCGGCGGCGGGCGCAGCGACTCGTGA